A genomic stretch from Hydrogenimonas urashimensis includes:
- a CDS encoding site-2 protease family protein, giving the protein MSNEVEAVKIAAIVLSLMVAIIGHEIMHGWVAYRFGDPTAKAAGRLSANPIVHVDPVGTIFVPLLLYVSGAPFLFGWAKPVPVNIHTVIGNGGFKAAVAVALAGVTWNFLLAGISALLFPMFEHPHSLLSAFIGLFLMYSVIYNVVLGVFNLWPFPPLDGANALRYLAMEYRWKAVVDLLNRIEPIGMILLIIVIATPLSNWFFLPASWLINLLLG; this is encoded by the coding sequence ATGTCGAATGAGGTGGAAGCAGTCAAAATCGCCGCCATCGTACTCTCACTGATGGTGGCGATCATCGGCCACGAGATCATGCACGGCTGGGTCGCCTACCGATTCGGTGATCCGACGGCCAAGGCGGCGGGTCGCCTGAGTGCCAACCCGATCGTCCATGTCGATCCCGTCGGCACCATTTTCGTTCCCCTGCTCCTTTATGTCAGCGGTGCGCCTTTTCTTTTCGGATGGGCCAAACCGGTACCGGTGAACATCCATACGGTCATCGGCAACGGCGGGTTCAAAGCGGCGGTAGCGGTGGCGCTGGCCGGGGTGACATGGAACTTTCTTCTCGCCGGCATTTCGGCCCTGCTCTTTCCCATGTTCGAACATCCCCACTCCCTCCTGTCGGCTTTCATTGGGCTTTTTCTGATGTATTCGGTGATCTACAATGTGGTGCTCGGGGTTTTCAACCTCTGGCCCTTTCCGCCGCTTGATGGTGCCAACGCACTGCGCTATCTGGCCATGGAGTACCGCTGGAAAGCCGTCGTCGATCTGTTGAACAGAATCGAGCCGATCGGTATGATTCTGCTCATCATCGTCATCGCCACGCCGTTGTCGAACTGGTTTTTTCTGCCGGCGAGCTGGCTTATCAACCTGTTGTTGGGATAA
- a CDS encoding CsgG/HfaB family protein: MKRIWTFVLIMLFVSSLAGAESETENKIPPPPKDALKYTIMVKKFANEAGWRGRWEIGQGMTTVMIDMLNKSGWFTVLGDEEMRKAAMQEQDFAATGRVVQGRKTPKMGRMTPAQLLLRGSITNVQESGSMGGGINFMGVSIGGREGTAEINFTIYLINSETGQVVASKSVVGRSGERGFRLGYYGSALEGLTGSFGGTKKDNVMEAAENALGKALAFIVQQLDKIPWEGHIILMKGDKIIINRGTREGVKVGKVFKIGKVEELVDPDTGEVLDIEMTPVATAKVVKVKKKISYLKPLSGKSKIRRGMSVFPAE, encoded by the coding sequence ATGAAAAGAATTTGGACTTTCGTTTTGATCATGCTGTTCGTTTCGTCTCTTGCGGGTGCGGAGAGCGAAACGGAAAACAAAATACCTCCGCCGCCGAAGGATGCACTCAAATATACGATCATGGTGAAAAAATTCGCCAACGAAGCGGGATGGAGAGGCAGATGGGAAATCGGTCAGGGCATGACGACCGTGATGATCGATATGCTCAACAAATCGGGATGGTTTACGGTGCTTGGTGACGAGGAGATGCGCAAAGCGGCGATGCAGGAGCAGGATTTTGCGGCTACCGGCCGGGTCGTTCAGGGTAGAAAAACTCCGAAAATGGGCAGAATGACACCGGCGCAACTGCTTCTTCGCGGTTCGATAACGAATGTCCAGGAGAGTGGAAGCATGGGCGGCGGCATCAATTTCATGGGTGTCTCCATCGGCGGCAGGGAAGGCACGGCGGAAATCAATTTCACCATCTATCTGATCAACAGCGAAACGGGACAGGTAGTCGCTTCCAAAAGCGTCGTGGGCCGATCGGGCGAACGCGGTTTCAGACTCGGCTATTACGGTTCGGCGCTTGAAGGTCTCACCGGCAGTTTCGGCGGGACGAAGAAAGACAATGTCATGGAGGCGGCGGAAAACGCGCTGGGCAAAGCACTCGCCTTTATCGTGCAGCAGCTCGACAAAATTCCCTGGGAAGGTCACATCATCCTGATGAAAGGGGACAAGATCATCATCAATCGAGGCACCCGCGAAGGGGTGAAGGTGGGAAAAGTTTTCAAAATCGGCAAAGTGGAAGAGCTGGTCGATCCCGATACGGGTGAAGTTCTCGATATTGAGATGACGCCGGTCGCAACGGCGAAAGTTGTCAAAGTCAAGAAAAAAATCTCCTATCTCAAGCCGCTCTCCGGCAAAAGCAAAATCCGCCGCGGCATGAGCGTTTTTCCTGCCGAGTAA
- the rpiB gene encoding ribose 5-phosphate isomerase B, producing MRYYVGSDHAGFAVKGLVIEMLKNRGHEVTDMGPETDNRVDYPDFAEKVARAVAADVGSRGILICGTGIGMSIAANKIDGIRAAHCQDYYTAQMARAHNDANILCFGERVSGAGVIESMIDAFTTTPFEGGRHEGRVEKIMALQARD from the coding sequence ATGAGATATTACGTCGGAAGCGACCATGCGGGATTCGCCGTCAAGGGACTCGTCATCGAAATGCTGAAAAACCGGGGGCACGAAGTGACGGATATGGGGCCGGAAACCGACAATCGTGTCGACTATCCCGATTTTGCCGAAAAGGTGGCACGGGCCGTCGCTGCGGACGTCGGGAGCCGCGGCATCCTCATCTGCGGCACCGGCATCGGCATGAGCATCGCCGCCAACAAAATAGACGGCATCCGCGCGGCGCATTGCCAGGACTACTACACGGCACAGATGGCCCGTGCCCACAACGACGCCAACATTCTCTGCTTCGGCGAACGGGTCAGCGGAGCCGGTGTCATCGAAAGCATGATCGACGCCTTCACGACGACACCTTTTGAAGGCGGACGCCACGAAGGCCGTGTCGAAAAGATTATGGCACTGCAAGCGAGAGACTGA
- the trpB gene encoding tryptophan synthase subunit beta, producing the protein MYIPKPLRFDPDELGHFGIFGGRYVPETLMPILRELDEAYTKIRFDETFWEEAHYYLEHYVGRPSPLYYARNISDDVGATVYLKREDLNHTGAHKVNNTILQGLIAKRLGKKRVIAETGAGQHGVATATIAALLGLECEIFMGAKDVARQELNVFRMKLLGAKVHAVESGSKTLKDAMNDAIRYWVTNARDTFYIIGTVAGPHPYPMMVRDFQAIIGYEAKAQILKAQNRLPDYVIACIGGGSNAMGIFAHFLDEPETTCIGIEAGGLGLDTDKHGASLAKGSPGVLHGQMSYLLQDEDGQILEAHSISAGLDYPGIGPEHAYLKQIGAAEYDSITDAEALEAFVWLSQREGIIPAFESSHAIAYLKKMDPERLKNRLVIVNLSGRGDKDMIQAKDLLHFD; encoded by the coding sequence ATGTATATTCCCAAACCGCTTCGATTCGATCCCGATGAGCTGGGCCACTTCGGTATCTTCGGCGGACGCTATGTCCCCGAAACCCTGATGCCCATTCTTCGGGAACTGGACGAAGCCTATACCAAAATCCGCTTCGACGAAACCTTCTGGGAGGAGGCCCACTACTACCTGGAGCACTATGTGGGCCGCCCCAGTCCCCTCTACTACGCCAGAAACATCTCCGACGACGTAGGCGCCACCGTGTACCTCAAACGCGAAGACCTCAACCACACGGGGGCCCACAAGGTCAACAACACGATCCTTCAGGGACTCATCGCCAAACGTCTGGGCAAAAAGAGGGTGATCGCCGAAACGGGGGCGGGCCAGCACGGCGTCGCCACCGCCACCATCGCCGCGCTTCTGGGGCTTGAGTGTGAAATTTTCATGGGAGCCAAGGATGTGGCGCGCCAGGAACTCAACGTTTTCAGGATGAAACTGCTGGGGGCCAAAGTCCATGCCGTCGAGAGTGGATCGAAAACCCTCAAGGACGCCATGAACGACGCCATCCGCTACTGGGTCACCAACGCCCGCGACACCTTCTACATCATCGGCACCGTCGCGGGGCCCCACCCCTACCCGATGATGGTGCGCGATTTCCAGGCCATCATCGGCTACGAGGCCAAAGCCCAGATTCTCAAGGCTCAAAACCGCCTGCCCGACTACGTCATCGCCTGCATCGGCGGCGGTTCCAATGCCATGGGCATCTTCGCCCATTTCCTGGACGAGCCCGAAACCACCTGCATCGGCATCGAAGCGGGCGGACTGGGTCTTGATACCGACAAGCACGGCGCAAGCCTGGCCAAGGGAAGCCCGGGTGTTCTGCACGGTCAGATGAGTTACCTGCTTCAGGATGAAGACGGTCAGATTCTCGAAGCCCACTCCATCAGCGCCGGCCTCGACTATCCCGGCATCGGGCCCGAACACGCCTACCTCAAGCAGATCGGTGCCGCCGAATACGACAGCATCACCGACGCCGAAGCCCTCGAAGCCTTCGTCTGGCTGAGCCAGCGCGAAGGGATCATTCCGGCCTTTGAAAGCTCCCATGCGATCGCGTACCTGAAAAAAATGGACCCCGAACGCCTGAAAAACAGGCTTGTCATCGTCAATCTTTCCGGCCGGGGCGACAAGGATATGATCCAGGCCAAAGACCTGCTCCATTTCGACTGA
- the lepB gene encoding signal peptidase I, which translates to MSEKLNTETADLSETPKKPHWLVRLYHWSNTWTGTVVIVLMVIFFIAQAFVIPSGSMKNTLLIGDHLFVKKFAYGVPVPHIPWLEIPVGFDTDGDGHIIASEGPKRGDIVIFRYPRNEKIHYVKRCVAVGGDILFLHNKVLYLHPHEGNDWIAAHYPKEKIVDYRGILFVKNPYRDDFPGIHNDPKVTDDGYQPIEIFEFGPIKVEENHWFMMGDNRDHSNDSRFWGTVPYRLIVGKPWFIYFSWDENYTIRWDRIGREIDTLQREEPRYVE; encoded by the coding sequence ATGAGCGAAAAGCTGAACACCGAAACGGCCGATCTTTCGGAAACACCGAAAAAGCCCCACTGGCTGGTGCGTCTCTACCACTGGTCCAACACATGGACCGGCACGGTCGTCATCGTTTTGATGGTGATCTTTTTCATCGCCCAGGCTTTCGTCATTCCCAGCGGATCGATGAAGAACACCCTGCTCATCGGGGACCACCTCTTTGTCAAAAAATTCGCGTACGGCGTGCCGGTTCCCCATATCCCCTGGCTGGAGATACCCGTCGGATTCGACACCGACGGTGACGGCCACATCATCGCCTCCGAAGGGCCAAAACGCGGCGACATCGTCATTTTCCGCTATCCGCGCAACGAAAAGATCCATTACGTCAAACGGTGCGTCGCCGTCGGTGGCGATATTCTCTTTCTCCATAACAAGGTTCTCTACCTTCATCCCCACGAAGGCAACGACTGGATCGCCGCCCATTACCCCAAGGAAAAGATAGTCGACTACCGGGGCATTCTGTTCGTTAAAAATCCCTACAGGGATGATTTTCCAGGCATACACAACGATCCGAAGGTGACCGATGACGGGTATCAGCCCATCGAAATTTTCGAATTCGGCCCGATCAAGGTCGAGGAGAACCACTGGTTCATGATGGGTGACAACCGAGACCACTCCAACGACAGCCGCTTCTGGGGCACGGTCCCTTATCGTCTCATTGTCGGAAAACCCTGGTTCATCTACTTCAGCTGGGACGAGAACTACACCATCCGCTGGGATCGCATCGGAAGAGAGATCGACACCCTCCAACGGGAAGAACCGCGCTATGTCGAATGA
- a CDS encoding leucyl aminopeptidase, with translation MQIETSPLKRHEIDADIEIVCVVAKKMDHPWIEEKDLLEMAGFKGEQDETCLLIEKKRLYVGVDSLHHDDVRSAYAAAIRAVRKTQAQTVKTALYLGKCSAQNVKAMAEGMIFGDYEYDTYRSEKAKHPVKKVTISCEDFNGKTIACEKAAAYVQNAVILAQATNYTRNIVNTPPDDMIPEMLALKAVALAEANDLECIVLDEKGLEAENMGAFLAVSRASDHPPRLVHLAYKPKNAKFKVALVGKGLTYDSGGLSLKPAEYMVTMKSDKAGACAVMGIMKAVSELGLPIEVHGIVGVTENMIGGNAYKPDDILTAKNGTTIEIRNTDAEGRLVLADCLCYAQEKVKPDYLLDFATLTGACVVALGEYTTGLMGHDRSLKHSFSKAASNAGELTGTLPFNRYLKKLLKSDIADVCNISSSRYGGAIAAALFLDHFIEKEYKHKWLHLDIAGPAYVEKAWGYNPAGASGAGVRMTVKWFEQIIKQAEKKQSSDPSHGE, from the coding sequence ATGCAAATCGAAACAAGTCCGCTGAAGCGGCATGAAATCGACGCGGACATCGAAATCGTCTGTGTCGTGGCGAAAAAAATGGACCATCCCTGGATAGAGGAGAAGGATCTGCTGGAAATGGCGGGATTCAAAGGAGAGCAGGACGAAACCTGTCTTCTGATTGAGAAAAAGAGGCTCTATGTCGGTGTCGATTCCCTTCACCACGACGATGTCCGAAGCGCCTACGCGGCGGCTATCCGTGCCGTTAGAAAAACGCAGGCCCAAACCGTCAAGACAGCTCTTTATCTGGGAAAATGCTCCGCCCAGAACGTCAAGGCGATGGCGGAGGGGATGATCTTCGGCGATTACGAATACGACACCTACAGGAGTGAAAAAGCGAAACACCCCGTCAAAAAGGTAACAATCTCCTGCGAAGATTTCAACGGCAAAACGATCGCGTGCGAAAAAGCGGCGGCGTATGTACAAAACGCGGTCATACTCGCCCAGGCGACCAACTACACCCGCAACATTGTCAACACCCCTCCCGATGACATGATTCCCGAGATGCTTGCCCTCAAAGCTGTGGCACTGGCGGAAGCGAACGACCTGGAGTGCATCGTGCTGGACGAAAAGGGGCTCGAAGCGGAAAACATGGGAGCTTTCCTGGCCGTCAGCCGCGCCAGCGACCATCCGCCGCGCCTCGTCCATCTCGCCTACAAACCCAAGAACGCGAAATTCAAAGTCGCACTGGTGGGCAAAGGGCTTACCTACGACAGCGGCGGTCTGAGCCTCAAACCCGCCGAATACATGGTCACGATGAAATCGGACAAGGCGGGAGCCTGCGCGGTCATGGGCATTATGAAAGCGGTCAGCGAACTGGGGCTGCCCATCGAAGTTCACGGTATCGTGGGTGTCACTGAAAACATGATAGGGGGCAACGCCTACAAACCCGACGACATCCTTACTGCAAAAAACGGAACGACCATCGAAATACGCAATACCGATGCCGAAGGGCGGCTCGTCCTGGCCGACTGTCTCTGCTACGCCCAGGAGAAGGTCAAGCCCGACTACCTTCTCGATTTCGCGACACTCACGGGTGCGTGTGTCGTCGCGCTGGGAGAGTACACCACGGGCCTGATGGGACACGATCGCTCTTTGAAGCACAGCTTTTCGAAAGCGGCGTCCAATGCCGGGGAACTTACCGGCACCCTCCCTTTTAACCGCTACCTGAAAAAACTGCTCAAAAGCGACATCGCCGACGTCTGCAACATCAGCTCCTCACGCTACGGCGGCGCCATTGCCGCAGCGCTCTTTCTCGACCATTTCATCGAAAAGGAGTACAAACACAAATGGCTCCATCTGGACATCGCCGGACCAGCCTATGTGGAGAAGGCGTGGGGCTACAATCCCGCCGGCGCCAGCGGAGCGGGTGTACGCATGACCGTCAAATGGTTCGAACAGATCATCAAACAGGCGGAGAAAAAGCAGTCATCCGATCCCTCGCACGGGGAGTGA
- a CDS encoding adenine phosphoribosyltransferase, whose translation MKTLGSEEKKFLMESIRDVPDFPKPGILFKDITTLLNNPKAYNLLMEHLSERYAGMDLDYVAGIESRGFIFGAALAAKLGIGFVPVRKRGKLPYTTIGEKYALEYGVDEIEIHIDAFNNREGARVLLIDDLIATGGTAEAAAKLIKDARAECVEACFIINLTFLNGAEKLKGLAPVYHVLEVV comes from the coding sequence ATGAAAACATTGGGCAGTGAAGAGAAGAAATTTCTGATGGAGTCGATCCGGGATGTGCCGGATTTTCCGAAACCGGGCATCCTTTTCAAGGATATCACCACCCTTTTGAACAATCCGAAAGCCTACAATCTGCTGATGGAACACCTGAGCGAACGGTATGCCGGAATGGACCTCGACTACGTGGCCGGTATCGAAAGCCGGGGATTCATCTTCGGCGCAGCACTCGCGGCAAAACTTGGTATCGGGTTTGTGCCGGTGAGGAAGCGGGGCAAACTCCCCTACACGACCATCGGAGAGAAGTACGCACTGGAGTACGGCGTGGACGAGATCGAAATCCATATCGACGCCTTCAACAACCGGGAGGGGGCACGTGTTTTGCTCATAGACGATCTGATCGCCACGGGCGGGACCGCCGAAGCGGCGGCCAAACTGATCAAAGACGCCAGGGCCGAATGTGTTGAGGCCTGTTTCATCATCAATCTCACATTCCTCAACGGCGCCGAAAAACTGAAGGGGCTGGCACCCGTCTATCATGTTCTGGAGGTCGTCTGA
- the ychF gene encoding redox-regulated ATPase YchF, translating to MGLPVGIVGLPNVGKSTTFNALTKAQNAESANYPFCTIEPNKAVVPVPDPRLEELAKIVNPERIQHSTIDFVDIAGLVKGASKGEGLGNQFLSNIRETEMILHMVRCFDDGNITHVEGSIDPLRDIEIIESELIFADIQQLEKKIDRLARQAKTGDKKVRAQLEIAQELMKHLEEIKPVSTFEKRDDENFQQLDKELRFLSNKPIIYGANVDEEGLLEDNEYVKAVKKHAQEVGADVIKLCAKIEEELVQLEEEEAKEFLEELGIEESGLDKIIRTAFKRLGLISYFTAGVKEVRAWTIHKGWKAPKAASVIHNDFEKGFIRAEVIAYEDFIRYGGEQGAKEAGKMRLEGKDYVVADGDVMHFRFNV from the coding sequence ATGGGTCTTCCCGTAGGTATCGTCGGTCTGCCCAACGTGGGCAAATCGACCACATTCAACGCGCTGACCAAAGCGCAAAACGCCGAATCGGCCAACTATCCCTTCTGCACCATCGAACCCAACAAGGCGGTCGTGCCGGTCCCCGACCCGCGCCTGGAGGAGCTGGCCAAGATCGTCAACCCCGAACGTATCCAACACAGCACGATCGACTTCGTCGACATCGCGGGGCTGGTCAAAGGGGCCAGCAAGGGCGAGGGGCTTGGAAACCAATTTCTTAGCAACATCCGGGAAACGGAGATGATTTTGCATATGGTCCGCTGTTTCGACGATGGCAACATCACCCATGTGGAAGGTTCCATCGACCCGTTGCGGGATATCGAGATCATTGAAAGCGAACTGATCTTCGCCGACATCCAGCAGCTGGAGAAGAAGATCGACCGCCTCGCGCGTCAGGCCAAGACCGGTGACAAGAAGGTGCGCGCCCAGCTGGAGATCGCCCAGGAGCTGATGAAACACCTGGAGGAGATCAAACCGGTCAGCACCTTCGAAAAACGTGACGACGAAAACTTCCAACAGCTCGACAAAGAGCTGCGCTTTTTGAGCAACAAGCCTATCATCTACGGCGCCAACGTGGACGAGGAGGGACTGCTGGAAGACAACGAGTATGTGAAGGCGGTGAAAAAGCATGCCCAGGAGGTGGGTGCTGATGTCATCAAACTCTGCGCCAAGATCGAAGAGGAGCTGGTGCAGCTGGAGGAAGAGGAGGCCAAAGAGTTCCTCGAAGAGCTCGGCATCGAAGAGTCCGGGCTGGACAAGATCATCCGAACCGCTTTCAAACGGCTGGGGCTAATCAGCTACTTCACCGCCGGCGTGAAGGAGGTGCGTGCCTGGACGATCCACAAAGGGTGGAAAGCCCCCAAAGCGGCCAGCGTCATCCACAACGACTTCGAGAAAGGCTTCATCCGCGCCGAAGTGATCGCCTACGAGGATTTCATCAGATACGGCGGAGAACAGGGTGCCAAAGAGGCTGGCAAGATGCGCTTGGAAGGCAAAGATTACGTCGTCGCCGACGGCGATGTGATGCATTTTAGATTCAACGTCTGA
- a CDS encoding DedA family protein, which yields MEQFLIDALTQYGYIILFVWSVMEGELGLVMAGTMVHTGHMNMPMAIFVAGLGGFAGDQLYFYIGRSNKKWLYRYLKKHHRKFALAHLLLKKYGWPVIFIQRYLYGLRTIIPMSIGLTRYSARKFAIINFLSAQVWAAVTIVLAYIFGEQILAVLEYTKHHWYFALPVAALIFGTIGYTFKRIEDNILHRRSVRHANRNKSAEAA from the coding sequence ATGGAACAGTTTCTGATCGACGCGCTGACGCAGTATGGCTATATCATTCTCTTTGTCTGGAGTGTCATGGAAGGTGAGCTTGGGCTCGTGATGGCGGGAACGATGGTCCATACCGGTCATATGAACATGCCGATGGCCATCTTTGTCGCGGGTCTCGGCGGCTTTGCCGGCGACCAGCTTTATTTCTATATCGGACGCTCCAACAAAAAGTGGCTCTACAGATATCTGAAAAAACACCACAGAAAATTCGCCCTGGCGCACCTTCTTCTGAAAAAGTACGGGTGGCCCGTTATCTTTATCCAGCGTTACCTCTACGGCCTGCGGACCATCATTCCGATGAGCATCGGACTCACGCGCTACAGTGCCAGAAAATTCGCTATCATCAATTTCCTGAGTGCCCAGGTCTGGGCGGCCGTAACGATTGTACTGGCCTACATTTTCGGAGAACAGATACTGGCAGTTCTCGAATATACGAAACACCACTGGTATTTCGCCCTGCCGGTCGCCGCTCTCATTTTCGGTACAATCGGCTATACGTTCAAACGCATCGAAGACAATATATTACATAGGAGGAGTGTACGTCATGCAAATCGAAACAAGTCCGCTGAAGCGGCATGA